The sequence tttcctgttgcGCCGGGATCGAGATGTTAGTGGAACTGAATACTGGACGTTCAGAGGTGGAGGCTCTGAAAAGATTAGAAACCCATCAGCCGCTAAACAACCGGCGTCATCCTCTCCACTTATTCCCTGTGAATATGCTCCACTGCCTCTGAAAAGAAACTCATCCCAGAGATTATACTGCTTATAatgcttgtgtgtttgacaaGTCTCCATGTCTCAGGGGAAAAAAGAGCAACAGGAGAAAAGTGCACGAGGGAaacgtgttgtgtgtgtttgtaaatggTGATTGTGCATCATTTTCtctaagaggaaaaaaaacgatTCAAAGGAAAATACAGAGAAATCACACGTTTAAAAGCACAAACGCctgaaaggtttaaaaaaaatggcctTTCATTTATGAAGGGTGTCGTGTTTGTTCTGCTGCCAGATGCTTTTAGCTCTCTTGTTAACTCACAAACACTTACGTTGCCTCTTCCCCCCCGAAATCGATGCCTTGATTTGACAGCTGATTCCTCAGTATCATATGGATTTTCCACTTTAATGAGACAAGGTGCGGATTAGTGTTTCCAGCTGGTTTCTACCTGAACGTTTTTTGAGCATCATGGAGCCTAAATCAGTCAAAATACTGTGTTTAATCTCTAATGACACTGTTACATCACCATATTATTTTTTCACTCATCTCTCACCTCTAAGAATTTAGTTTCATGGGCCTTAAATAAGCTAATTTAAGGAAAATGgcttatatatatgtatgcaatatgtatttttctattttatctgGTCATTAACATTTTCTAGTGGTGAAATAAGTTCAGAAAACAGCACGAATGTGTTAATACAAACATCCCTTCAAACTGTCCTCAGTTCAGTTTGTCCTGCTCGGCCGTTCAAGCATGAAGAACTGCAGCCTGTCAGATGTCGTTTGTGTCTCAAAACCCACGAGTCCTCACAGCTTTCACGTCATTTACTGTAGTTGGTTCGGATCACACTCACAGTCCCAAAGAAGTGCTCGGCaggtttaaattttttaatgacCGGGACTGAGATTGACATTTCAGAAGCGTGTGAAGGACATTCAGCTAAATGTAACCGAACTTATCGCATCAGAGATTAAATAAACCGACAAAAATGCGTCTGATGGTGGCTGCAGCTGTCGAGGACTCAGAGGACAGGATGTTCTCAGCTACGGTTTCAGGGCATTCGGGGAAGGGGCAGTaatggaaatggaaaaacatacaaaatacatAGAGTGAGTTTTCAGCCTGTTTCTGACATTTATGTTTGCCTTAAAATATTAAGCCCAAGAACAAGTAGTCATAGGATAACAAAAAGTTAATGCAGATGTTTGAGGAATCAAGGCGTTCAGTAGCTGTACAGCAGTATTGATTGTCAATCTTCCAATATGATTAGTATCTATGCAGTGACAATTtacattatttcattttaactgCATTAAACTGTAATAAAAAGAGTAATTTGTAGAAAATAAGTTGTAATGGACTCAGATTTAGGTGAGTGGCATCctcattttgaaatattaacaaTCAAGTAGAGTAGATAAAGTGTATAAAGAATTTTATTATCGACCATCTGCACAACAGTTGTAAGTGAAAATATGAGGTGGGAAGTTGGTAATATGATGGAGAATGCACTTTATGAAGAAAAGAGCAAAGGGCCCGAGAACGCTTCCATGAGGAACTCCATCATCAATATTATGCAGTCGTATAAAGACCCAGCCTAAAAACTTCTTTCtgtgagacacaaacaaatacacacaagcacTTCCCAGTCTCAGATCATtgattaatatataatttacatTCTTACAGTAAACACCGCAGAGTAAAAAGATGACATGCACCGAAGGACACAGAGATGTTGAGTGTTCGTCTGGGAGTGTTTTTGTTCTTCTGAAGTGAAGTGGAAGACTTTGCAGTCTGCAGATTTAAGACTGTGACAGACTTTTAATAAATGTCATAACACTTAAAGTCAACCTCATCACAACTTTGGTTATGTAACGAGGCGTCGAGACCTGGCTGTGAAGTTCTCTGATGAAAGCAGTGCTGACAGTGTGATGTCATCTGAAAGAATTGATGCAAACAGGACAGGTCACATTttcagtggatgttttactCCTTAAAATTACtgtaattaatttattgatttatgCAGAACGTTTTTTTGTTATCATAGAGCAGGTACTTGTGTTTCAGGGGAACATGAAACGAAAAGcagacacaaaaaagaaaattcattagTCAATACTTTTAAATCAtactttattattgtcaaagaaaaaaacaaaaacatgctttGAATGTAGCCACACTGACTGAAGTCCCTCTGTGGATTAATGAGAGAGGCTGAACAATATTAACACGCATATTGCAGGTAATCAGAATGTTCcagtagaaaagaaaagacggcAATCCGATATGAGACatcatcaaataaaataaacaaaaaaaggaacgATGATTATGTAAGATTCAAAGTCAGAGGACTAAAACGtaaagagaacacacactgcaTAAAGACCTCCGTTGGCTGAATCAAGTGTGTTATTTGGGGTTTGAGAACACACGCCCCCCCGTAAGTGCATGAGGTGCAAACTCTGTACTGCTACTCTGAAGcactcacaacaacacagagtaATAAGTCAGGTATCAGAAGAATGAATTAATAAGGGCAGATCAtttccataacaaaacataGAGTACTTACgttaaaaaaatagaataaaatagtgCACTGAGTTCCAGTGTCCTAAAGCCTTTACAACAGTCTTCTAAGGTGCCGCAGTGAGTGAGATATGATCTTCTACTATCTACAGAGTGAGCTTACACGCTCCAACAGATATAGTTCTATATGAAAATGTAAGACAAGCAACAGGTGACGGGAAGAAACTATGAAAAAGAAATTCATAGCGATTTGTACGAAATACATAGAGGTGGGCTGTGTCTCATTCTTGAGCTTTGAAATCATTCCTGCTCATTCTCAATCAAAACTGTCATTGGGATGCATGTATTGTGATTCTTTTTCTAGTGGAAGGAAAATACATGAAGCAGATGAACAACATTTGGCTCGAACCTTtagctacagacacacaggagaagACACTGAGAATACTCTTGAAAAGTTTCACTGAAAAAATAGGCTTTCTACAAGTGAGGTGTccaaatatatacacattttgaaGTGAGGATATTACTTACAACCCTAAGACTCCCTCTGAAAAGACTTTTTTGAAAAAAGTGGACTTTGTGTGACTAAAGAAAATATTTCTTAGCGGGGCTTCATATACAGTTTACACCCAGTCCCTcttaaaaacattgtttcaCAGTGTATTTTGTCCCTTTTTTCGAAATAGACTATGTTAGAGTTCCGAGGTTTGAATGCTTCTTGATCAACCATTAGCATATTATCTCAGGAACAACGTTGTCCTAACTGGTTTGTGCTTTTGCTAATGGAAGTTGAAAACACGGCTGGAGCTTCAGTGTCAGAAAGAAGCAAACATGAGGAGCACTGCGTTTCCTCTGGACCGGAGTTGTGTGCCCTGATGTCCACAGCTAATCTAGTGCCACGGCaggagggccccccccccccctccctctccacatGGTAGACTCGAGTTGGACTTGACCTTAGAGCATGAAACTCCTCTCGGCTTAGATGGAGCTTCTACGTTTATTGAGTCTTCTGTAGGTATTGATGCTGTGCAGACCAGTGGAAACGGAGCTGATGCCCGAGTGACGCTGCAGGCTGCACACGCATCCATTCGAGTGGAGGGGGTTGGAAAAGGCCTCTCCCTGCTCCATGTAGGTGTCCGAGGTGGAGAGGTCCCGTGAGATGATCATGGGTATGGAGTATTGCAGTTTTTCCCTGCTCTTGTACCACAGGCAGGAGCACATGGACTGGAAGTGGAGCACCTCAGCGTACACGTTGCGCAGGCCTCGGCTCGCTGGTCCGttgccccccgccccgctcccTCCACCGCATCCAGagggtgtggaggaggaggaggccgggtCGGCAGAGCAGTGGATATGTCCGCCCGCCTGCCCGTTGTGAGCGAGGAGCGCCCTCTGCTCTGCGTCCCGCTTCTCGTCCTCGGCGTTCATCGTCATGAAGCGCAGCACTGCCAGGTTGAGGAAGGCTCCGATCACAGCCAGACCAGTCAGGATGTAGATGAAGCTGAAGGCCACGTACTCGGGCTTGGTCTGCAGAGCTTGCTCGTTCTGCAGCGCCACATAGTCCCCGAAGCCGATGGTGGTGAGCGTGATGAAGCAGTAGTAGAAGGCATGAAAGAAGCTCCAGCCCTCGAAGTGGGAGAAGGCCAGTGCCCCGACGCACAATGTGCTCATGCAAGATATGAAACCGATGATCACCATGTTGACCATGGAGACCTCCGTGTGCCTCAGGCCCACGCACTTCTTCAGGCGGTGGAGCAGGTACCTGACGAAGGTGTTGATCCGCTCACCCACGCTCTGGAACATGACCAAGGTGAGCGGGATGCCCAGGAGGGCGTAGAGCATGCAGAACACCTTCCCTCCATCTGTGCTGGGGGCTGCATGGCCGTATCCTGAGGGACAGAAGGAGAAAGGAGCAGGTTTACTAGGGCAGAACTAATTAAATCTACAGTGCAGGGGACAGgggtctgagaggaggaggctgcaggcTGGGAAGATTGTCAAACCTGGAGCAGACAGATATAAATGATTTGTATTCTTTGAGCAGCACTTCTGATAAATTCAAAGACTCTTCATTTCACGGCGCCAGAATGCAATTGGAATTGAGAATGCACAGCGGTGTGGCAGGAATGGCAAAGTACTGATGTTGTGTAAGGGAGAGGGAGTTTGAATTATTCATTGacaatttgtctgtgtgtgcagtggcTTCAGCTAATGAGTGCATTTGCACCTAATTAGCCCTCTACATTATTCCAGATCAAATAAACAGAACACCATAGGGTGTCCAGCAGCCCTTTGGATCGTCAGATTAAAGGACCCCCACAGCAGAATAGCAAAAGTCAGCGGGGCAGTTTGTGTGCGCTTCACTGAGTCTTTGGAGGAGTCcgaaaaaaacaagaatagaAAAAGATGAAACATTTTGCAGCAACAAATAAGTTCATTAAGAAACTTCACGTCAAAGGTTGGAGGATTAACTTTCCTTTGAATTAATTCTCCATTAAGAGATGTTATGTGAGTGAAATGGCCACTTGGATAACACCAGCGCTCACCACCAGCCGGTGTGAGATGAGGCATGACTCACAGAGGGATTCTGTATGCACTCACGGTACACAGCTCATGAATTTCAGGACAGATTTGATCGTCCTTCCGGCACATTTCAGGTTACGTGTCACCTTTTTGTCTCATAACGTCCTTCTCTCGCTCCCATTGTCCCACAGGAGACGAGGCCGTCGCACGCGGCATCATTACTGCCTGACATAAATTCAACCACAAGTGGACCTGTTGCACACGGGAGGCGGGGAGATGATGTCCTAGCTAACAATGGGATCAGCAAATGGAAAAAGGTTGGACAATAGTGAGAATGTAATTACTCCCGGGGCTGATTTAATTCTTTGGGGTCGggttttattgtcacactgATCTGTGCGGTTGAATCACATGTCTGTCAGCTGCCAAGTCTGTTTAAGGCTTAACCAGCTGTGCTGCTATTACTGTTTGTGTGCTTTTGATTAGTACTTTGTTGTGATTAGGGGGCACAGTCAATACACAGTTAATCTTACCAGAGATCCTTGTACCCTGGCCAAATGATGACCTTGAATTTGACCTTGGTATCGAGGATTCTTTTGTCTAATGTAGCTTCCACAGTTTCCCAGTTAGGTTTCAAGTCTAAACTGGATTATTCGAATATGTAATTTTTCAAGGCAACTGTACTGTCAGGGTTTAAATTGGTTTTGTCAAATAAGCTTTTATACGATTAAAACCTGGCGCACTTTTTAACATTTATCTCCCTATATAAATAGTTGGGATAGCTAAAACTATTTGCCTTCAGCTATTTCAACTATTTATCCATCATTTCAACATTAGCATAATGTCCCTGCCTGTTTTGCTAATACTTGAGGTGAATGTAATGGCGAAAATAAACTGCCGACATATGGATAAATGGTGGGATCTCAAATTTCAGCTATTTATTAGataatttaatttcataattCAATTATTACTTTAATGATTtactgtgtgtatctgtcactTTTAGCTCCTTTCAACTGTTTAACCAACAGTCATCTTTAGCGATGTGTCCATTATGCTAGCTATTTCTTCGATCACTTTTAAAGGCCTAATGTGATTTCATGCCTCTTGCAGTTTGTTGAAACTTTCTGCTGTGACAGCATGGTCAACTCTCACAACATGAGTCAGTTCCTGTTGACATTTATTATGACTGAACACCAGCTTGGTTTTTCCTCCAGTGGCTTCTGGTTATCAAAAATGCATAAGAGATGGTCAGTCTGCTGCAGCGCAGGTCTGTGAATAACAATGTGTTCTACTCAGCCACTGTGAGCATATTGAAATCAGAACTTTCTAAAGAAAAGCTCCTTTATTAGATCTAGTTCCGGAGGTTGAGAATGAGAAGCTGTTTGCTGTTGTTTAAATAGTTTATCGGGTCTATGTTCCCCTCAAGCAGTGCAGCATTAGAAAATACTGTGAGCATCTTGTTTTGTCACCTCTTAAAACATTCAGTGTCAACGAGAAAGTCCACAATATGTTCAGATTTACCCAAAGGTGCTTAGCTCTGCAGCTGTGGGTGCAAAAGAAAAGGTAGACGCTCTTATTAACCATTCACTGCAGAGTGAGTGGGAcagagtgttcaggtgagggagGAGGCTGAGTGCTGAGGCCTGTCAGGAGCTGTCGACAGCGGGGGGGCAGCTTATCGGGACGCGGGGGACGACCGGAGTGACAGCGGCGCTCGTCACCAGCTGACACGGTGACCGGAGGCGACAAGGCCGGCCGTCCTGCTGCTGTGCGAGCGAAGCGGAGCGGCctacatgaccccccccccccccccaaacttcTTCCGCTCCTCCCCACCAACAGTGACAAAGTTATCATGAGACAGGACGTCCCCGCAGCTCGTCCTGGCACtcagcggcgggggggggggggccacgAGGGCCACTTGCTCTGTTTACATGAATTACTGTCATTGCCACTGGCGGAGGAAACGTGCATCCTGAAAGGTGAAGGAACAATGGAGGTTTGATGGACATCTGAGGAGCCCCAGACTCTCCGAGGCTGTAGCTTTCATATTGAACACATTTTGGTTTTCAAAAGAGGGATGTTATCATGAGGGAGAGGCTGCGACTATTTTGCACATATTTCATTGGGGAGACCGGGAAAAACTGAGAGGAGACATCTGGGAAATTACAGTCCTGgttattttttcttctctcagaGAAAACAGTAATTCCCCTAAAATTAGTGCAGATTGTCGACGCGTGTGAGGAAGGTTGCAGCACATAGAAGCCGTATCAAAGACTTCTCCGCAGCCCGAGACTGATTGTCTCATAACCTAATTTCTGCAATTATCATGtaaagagaaaatatgaaaattgcATAACATTGAAAGGAGATAAGAGCCTTTAAAAGACTAACAAGCAGGGGGAGGCTTATAAATGTCAGCTGAACACAGGTGCACCGTTCTCCGAGCTCTCATTCCCTCCTCACTGCTGCCTCTCATTACCCAACCTTCATTTAGAGCC comes from Pleuronectes platessa chromosome 17, fPlePla1.1, whole genome shotgun sequence and encodes:
- the kcnk3a gene encoding potassium channel subfamily K member 3a: MKRQNVRTLALIICTFTYLIVGAAIFDALESQKETSQRRKLDLRKAALLRTFNLSSVEFDELEKVVLQLKPHKAGVQWKFAGSFYFAITVITTIGYGHAAPSTDGGKVFCMLYALLGIPLTLVMFQSVGERINTFVRYLLHRLKKCVGLRHTEVSMVNMVIIGFISCMSTLCVGALAFSHFEGWSFFHAFYYCFITLTTIGFGDYVALQNEQALQTKPEYVAFSFIYILTGLAVIGAFLNLAVLRFMTMNAEDEKRDAEQRALLAHNGQAGGHIHCSADPASSSSTPSGCGGGSGAGGNGPASRGLRNVYAEVLHFQSMCSCLWYKSREKLQYSIPMIISRDLSTSDTYMEQGEAFSNPLHSNGCVCSLQRHSGISSVSTGLHSINTYRRLNKRRSSI